The following are from one region of the Mycetohabitans rhizoxinica HKI 454 genome:
- the mraY gene encoding phospho-N-acetylmuramoyl-pentapeptide-transferase: protein MLLALAQWLQSDASYLRVINYLTFRAVMATITALLIGLICGPAVIHKLTALKMGQAVRKDGPQTHLIKSGTPTMGGVLILIGIAVSTLLWSDLTNRFIWIVMLVTFGFGVIGWVDDYRKVVYKDPRGMSSREKYFWQSVIGLFAAVYLAFSVSEANNARVFDLFMAWVRSGFSIGLPARADLALPFLKAISYPLGVWGFIALTYFVIVGSSNAVNLTDGLDGLVIMPVVLVGAALGVFAYVMGSAVYSKYLLFAHIPGAGELLIFCSAMGGAGLAFLWYNTYPARVFMGDVGALALGGALGTIAVIVRQEIVLFIMGGVFVAETVSVMLQVTWFRYTKRRYGEGRRIFKMAPLHHHFELSGWKETQVVVRFWIITLMLCLFGLSTLKLR, encoded by the coding sequence ATGCTATTGGCGCTGGCGCAATGGCTGCAAAGCGATGCAAGCTATTTGCGCGTGATCAACTATCTGACGTTTCGTGCGGTGATGGCGACCATCACCGCGCTGTTGATCGGCCTTATCTGCGGCCCCGCGGTGATTCACAAGCTCACCGCGCTGAAGATGGGGCAGGCCGTGCGCAAGGACGGACCGCAGACGCATTTGATCAAGTCCGGCACGCCGACGATGGGCGGCGTGCTGATCCTGATTGGCATTGCCGTGTCGACGCTGTTGTGGAGCGATCTGACCAATCGCTTCATCTGGATCGTGATGCTGGTCACCTTCGGTTTCGGCGTGATTGGCTGGGTCGACGATTATCGCAAGGTCGTCTACAAGGACCCGCGCGGCATGTCCTCGCGCGAAAAGTACTTCTGGCAATCGGTGATCGGGTTATTCGCCGCCGTGTACCTCGCGTTCTCGGTATCCGAGGCGAATAACGCGCGTGTGTTCGATCTGTTCATGGCGTGGGTGCGCAGCGGGTTCTCAATCGGTTTGCCGGCGCGTGCTGATCTGGCCCTGCCGTTCCTGAAAGCGATCAGCTATCCGCTCGGCGTCTGGGGATTCATTGCGTTGACCTATTTCGTGATCGTCGGCTCGAGTAACGCGGTGAACTTGACCGACGGGCTGGACGGACTGGTGATCATGCCGGTCGTGCTGGTCGGGGCAGCGCTCGGCGTGTTCGCGTATGTGATGGGCAGCGCTGTCTATTCGAAGTACCTGCTGTTTGCGCATATTCCCGGCGCGGGTGAGTTACTGATCTTCTGCTCGGCGATGGGCGGCGCGGGACTCGCGTTCCTTTGGTACAACACGTACCCCGCGCGGGTATTCATGGGGGATGTTGGCGCGCTCGCGCTTGGTGGCGCGCTGGGCACGATCGCGGTGATCGTGCGGCAGGAAATCGTGCTGTTCATCATGGGCGGCGTGTTTGTCGCCGAGACTGTCTCGGTGATGTTGCAAGTCACGTGGTTCCGCTACACGAAGCGCCGCTATGGTGAGGGCCGGCGCATCTTCAAGATGGCACCGTTGCACCACCATTTTGAGTT